The genomic region GGGTTTGCGCCTGATAGTTATATAACCCTGCCGGTAATTCCGGCGTGCCCCGCGACACCAAATACAGCTCCGCCGGATACAACCCCCCAGCCGAAGGCGCCGCCCGCAAATAGTGGGGCTCTCCCTGCGTTGGGATCATCCCCGTCAACCCATAACTGCAACACAAAAACTTCGATAACCGCTCCCACCAGCGCTCTGACCCATCAATCCAAGGATCATCCGGCAACTGTAAATACGGCTTGAGGTCAAACGGCATCCCAATCCGATATTCCTTATACGACAGCGGTTGCGCGGCCCAATCCAGCGCCTTACTTTTGGCATTAATCGTCTCCGGACTATATTTAGTCCGCTCATGGTAATGCTGGGCAATCGAGTCGCGCAGTTCTGGCATAGGACATGCTGCATATGAGAGACGTAACAATGCCCCGATCTTGCCACGATTTTTAGTTTTCTGGGAGAAACGGTAAAGTCTAGTTAGAAATATCAACGTGACCGCAACATTTGCCTACGCTGGTTGATAATCGACACAGGCCAATGCGCCAATGCTCAACGGGTTGATGATATGGATCTGTTCGATCAACATTTAGCCACAGTCGTCGAAGCGGAAGCCCCACTGGCCGCGCGGTTACGTCCCCGCACCCTCGATGAATTCATGGGCCAAAACGCGATCGTAGGCCCCGGTCGCCTGCTGCGTCGCGCCATCCATGCCGATCAGCTCTCCTCATTGATCTTCTATGGGCCACCAGGGACGGGGAAAACCACCCTGGCCCAAATCATCGCCAACACCACCAAAGCCCACTTCATCGCCATCAACGCCGTTCTCGCTGGGGTCAAGGATTTACGAGAAGCGATCGCCCTCGCCCAGGAAAAACGCAAACTCTACAACCAGCACACGATTTTGTTCGTCGATGAAGTCCATCGGTTTAACAAATCGCAACAGGATGCCCTGCTGCCCTGGGTCGAAAACGGCACCATTATTCTAATCGGCGCCACCACCGAAAATCCTTATTTTGAAGTGAATAAAGCCTTGGTCAGTCGATCGCGGCTGTTTCAGCTCAAGTCCCTTGAACCCACCGACCTCAAGCAGATTATCGCGCAAGCACTCGCCGATAAAACCCGCGGATATGGCAACCAAGCCATTCACATTGATGATGATGCCCTCGATCATTTGGTAAATATTGCCAATGGCGATGCCCGCACATTACTCAACTCCCTCGAACTGGCAGTTTCCACCACCGAGGCCAATACCGCTGGCGTCATTTCCATCACCTTAGCCGTCGCCGAAGAATCGATTCAGCACCGGGCCGTCCTCTACGACAAAGAAGGTGACGCCCATTTCGACACGATTAGCGCGTTTATTAAAAGCCTGCGCGGTTCTGACCCCGATGCCGCCATGTATTGGCTGGCCCGCATGGTGTATGCCGGCGAAGACCCTCGCTTTATCCTGCGGCGGATGCTGATCTTAGCGGGAGAAGATGTCGGCATGGCCGACCCCAATGCCGTTGTCGTGGTTAATGCTTGCGCCCAAGCCTTCGATCGGGTGGGTTTACCAGAAGGTCGCTATCCCCTGGCCCAAGCCGCCCTATATCTCGCCACTTGCCCCAAGTCCAACAGCATCATGGGGTTTTTCGATGCCTTGAGCACCGTCGAACAAGCAGCGGAAGCCGATGTCCCCGCCCACCTGCGCGACCCCAATCGCGACAAAGAAGGCTTTGGCCATGGCGCGGGCTATGTCTATCCCCATGCTTACCGCGAACATTGGGTCGAGCAACAATACCTGCCCAGCAGCCTCCAGGGACAAGTCTTCTACGCACCCAGCGATCAAGGCTACGAAGGCAAAATTCAGGTCAAAGTCAATCGACTACGCGAAGCCCAACTGGCCGCCGCGATCGAAGGCATCAGCGACAGCATTCCCGAACGGCTTAGCCTCAGCCCCACCGACCAACGAACGGAACAGTGGCTCCAACGAACGATCGGACAAGCCGGACAACATGTGGGCGCCATTCGTGATCGGATCTTTGCCGCCACCCAACTCCAGCGCCATCATCTTGTCCTTGATCTCAATGCCCGTAGTGGACTCTTGACTTGGGAAGCCTTACGCCAAGTCCCCGAAGGCGGGGTTTACAGCTGCGTCACCACAACAACAGAGCATCAAGCCCTCAGCGAACAAACCCAAGCCTTACCCGAACTCCTCAGACCAACGATTCTGCACGGCACCGCCTTAGAGCTAGCGCAACAGCTTCCAGCCGATTTACAGTTTGACTGCATCATGGGCCGCAACGTACTCATGGCGGCTGAGGACAAAACCAGCATGCTCGTCGCGATCAAACAACACCTTCACCCCGCAGGCACGATCGTCCTCGCAGAAGCCTTTGCCAAACAAGCACAGCGGCTATATCAACTACTGCCCCAAGGCGCGATCAAACCAAAATTGCACAAGCGACTCGCCCAGGCAGAAGAAGCAATTTACACAACTGCTCACAATCCCAAAACGAACTGGGATTTGACCGACTTAACCGACATGCTACAAGCGGCACAGATGCAGAGTCATCACAGCGTCGAAACCCGACAGCTCTCAATCCTGATTACCGAAAATATGCTCGATCGATGGTTTTCGACAACACGTCCCGATAGCTACCGCAATCGTATTCAGCCGACTTTCAGCGATGCAGAACAACAAACGATCGAACAAACTTTCCGAAGAACCCTACTGAATCAGACCGTCAACTGGCAACAATCACACATCATCATCACCGCCACCCACAACAATTACCAAAGTTGAGGAATAATTACTGTTTTCTTAACGGGCAGTGTTTCGACTACAGGCAAGGGCTTTTCACAAACAATCTGGGTCAGCACAATCCGCTTACCGATGAGGAAATCAAAATTTCCGTTCTCCGCATCCGGCAACGGCACCCGACGCGTCTGACCATCAGCTAAGGCCAACACGATCGTGGAACCCTCAACTTGCTGCACCTCTCCTTCAATCTTTTCGCGCCGATAAACAGAAGAAGATTCGCCAGCGGCAGTCGCCGGCATTACCGACGCAGGATTTGCGACCGCGGCAACTGGGGCCAATACAATCAAGCCCAATGCAACTAGGGGGCTAATTAATAATTTGAGCATAATACTTTCCAGAACACCTGATTGAAATCGAACTTTCAAGTTGATGCACTAACCTCTCAGTAATATAGTATGCGCACGCAATTAGGGATTCGGACCAACTTTATTCTATCTTCATAGAATTTCTGATGTTTGATCCTGAATCCAGTCAAATGCGTGAGTACTAATAAGTTGTTTGGTGCACACGATAATCAATCTTGATCAGTATTAGGAGTTAGTAAACTGAGTTGATCTGTTGCTCTTTGGAACAGGTGTTATAGATAGACCCAGATGATGCATATTAAGATTTTTGCTTGACACAGGAAAAAATCAGTCTCAAGTATTAATGTTTGATGAAAGTGCCAAACTCTTCGCCTGTAAAACACCAGCTACAGGGAAAGTTGGGTACACTGATTCCCAGGGTCACTAGATGCAGACGGAAATTGCACCCAATGCAATTGCACCGATCGGCGTCTAATTCACTTATCACTTTCCATCTACCATCTCTAAAACCAGTCACAAACTTTCGTCATTCACCGCTAATGTCATATCGGCGGATGCGGTTGCTGGTTATATCTTGAATTCCCCCGATGCGATATTGATGAATGTGTAATGGTGAACTTTAAAATGTGCTCAAGCATCAGAACTTTATTACCTGATCGGCAACTGCAGCCCGACGGACACAAAACAAGTAAGTCATCCCGGCTCAGCATCCTCTTCGGTTGTGCAACGATCGTCACCACCGGATTGATCGCGGCACCGGCACAAGCCGCCTTGAAAGCAGGCAGTCATCTGACTTTATCTTCTCAAGGGATTGGTTTAACACCACCCGTTAAGGTCACACTGCAAATGGCCGACACCAATGAATTAGTCTTTCAGTCTGGTGGCACCGGACGGTTCATCCCCCGCCAAAATGGTTTAACGGCACCGATCGATGGCCCCACCCCCACTCGCCCGGGCAAACAACTCTCCCTGGGGATCGGCCAATCACGACAAGTTAATATCATCGGTTCAAGCCAGTCTTTGGGCGGCGCATATGCGGATTCCAATACCAGCATTCAAGATTTGCCCTTAGATGCCTTTGGTAAATTCCAGGGCGTACTGCCCAACCTGATTCAGAATATCTGGCTACCCACAGCCGATGGGCGGCGGACGCCCGTAAGTTTTACATTAGCCGCAATGAGCTATGACGCCAGAACAGGTGAAGGGCGACTATCGGGTCAACTCATCGAAGCCGATGGCAGCGCCAGCTATGCCCAAGGGACATTTTCCGTGGTGAATGATGATGGCTGTGGGTGCAATTACACCATGAACCTTGAGGTGAATAATCCTGTCCCTGGTGGCACCGCTAGCGGCGGCAGCAGTACCGGCATTCCTGGAGGAACGCCTGCAACAAGTGCAGTTCCCAGTGGCGGTGGGGGAACAGGCACATTCCTCGGACGGCTTGCCCCAATATTGCCATTAGGAATTCTGCCATTCCTGTTTAACAGTGATTCTGATGGGAGTCCGAACAATGCAACCGTCAACCCGACGCCTGTAACTTCGCCTACGCCTGTAACTTCGCCCACGCCGGAACCATCGCCGACATCTTCGCCCACGCCCACGCCATCGCCGACGCCCGTTGGCGATGGTCCAACACAACCCGATCCATCAATTCCAACCCCAGCGCTTCTACCAGCCACAATCGGCTTTATCTGGAAAGCACGGCAACGCTGGAAACAGCAACAGCCATCCAACGCTGACTAGAAATCCCGCAAGAGTACCCACGTGGGTACTGCCAAGCCACAGCATGGTTAGCCAAACTAGATTCATCAGGCAATCAAGTTTGGAGAACACACAATCATGTTTAAGCGAATCGTCACTATTGCGACGGCGACGGCGGCCTTGGGCCTCACCATGGGGCAAGCGGCCATGGCCAAGCCAGCTGACTTCATCGGCACTTGGAAAAACAGTAATCCCAACACTAGGGGAATTACTAAGCTCATTGTTAAGAAAGCCGCTGGCAATAAACTCAATATTCAGGTATTTGGTCAATGTCAGCCCAAGGATTGCGATTGGGGCAAAAGCGGTTTAGTAACCTATGGAAAAAGCGTCCAAGACCGCGATCACACAGCCGCAACGACCACCTACCGTAAAAGCTTCGCAAATACCTTACTCACGATGAAGCTCAGTCCGCGCAATCGGCAGTTGCTAAGTCTGAGTAGCTTTACACAATTTACCGATCGCAGCAATCGCCAGAACTACTTCTCGAATGCCCGCTTTAAAAAAGTCGGCGGCGTCGCCAGCGGACTCAAGGAAGACTGTGTGGCGTTTAATCCCGCAACGGCCCGCGTCCGGCTGATGAATGGTCGATATAAGATCGTGGATGGCCGCCACATGATGTTTGATTTCGGCAACAAGAAAGCCGAGGCGGTCCAATCCTTAGCGGTGATTAAACGCTATAAAGCCAATAAGTCCTGCTTTGTCGGACGACCGCAGCCATCTTTCCAATATTTGCGGGTGGGCAATCGGATTCCGACTGGGGCCATGCGCGGTGAAGATTGCGTCGCCTTTAACCCTCGCACCGCAAAGGTCAAGCGGATTGGCCGCAGCTGGCGAATTGTCGATGGGAATCACTCCATGTTCAATTTTGGCAGCAAGCGGAATGAAGCCCGCAAGTCCCTCGCGGTGATCAAGAAGTATAGGGCAAACAAGTCCTGCTTCGTCGGGCGCCCAGGCGCGAGCTTCAAGTACCTGCGCCGCTAATTGATGGGGTGTCGTTTGAGGAACGCTAATAACCGATAAAACTACCTGCCCCAACTTTGACGAAGTTGGGGCAGGTAGTTTGCTTCAATACACTTGCTTCAATGCACTTGCTGCGATGCACTTGTTTCGATACACAATCGACTTATTCGCTTATTCTCGGCGGGCACCACGTCGATCGACAAATACTGCGACGATCAAGGCCGCAATTCCCAAAGCATGCAGCACATTCACCAACATCCCGAGTATTACAGACCAGCCCGCATAGGCTTCAACCCCCAGATTCGCACCGAGCAGCGCCATCGAAATTGGCATCGCAATTTGGAGGAGAAGCAACCACAACATTGCCCCCAAACCGATTAGTGCCGCCCGCGGCGATCGCCGCCAGAAAATCACCGACGCCACAATGCCAATACAATAAACCAATATATTGGCGGCACTGCCCACCATGGCATACAGCGTAATCATCGTTGTATCAGTTACATCAAGCATTCGTTCGGACCACAGTGAAGATTAAACCAACATAACCTCGGGCCACATCAACCTATGCCTCGCCAGGCAAACCATCCATCAACATTTGAGTCACCTGCGCCAAAGTTGTGACCGAAACATCCGCATGGGCTTGCCACTCAAATTCCCCCGTGGGGTCAATATAAACGGTCGCACTTCCCGCACTGCGGCCCGCCGTCAAGTCAAATAAATAATCTCCCACCATCACCGATCGCTCTGGCGTCCCATTCCACTGGTTGAGCAATTGATTAATCCCATCCGGACTCGGCTTCGGCGCACAACAATTACGACTTAGCACCAAATCTGGCGCAAAGAAATCAGCCAGATCACAGGCAGCCAGAGTCTCAAAGGCATTTTCCTTACTATTGCGGGTCAAAATACCCAGCTGATGTCCACGGGATTTCAAGGTCGATAACAGCTCATAAGCGCCTGCCTGCTGCGTCGATTGCCGCGCCACTTCGAGTTCGATCGCGTCTAATTGACGATGCAACGCTGAGGCACGGGGCTCGGGAATTTGATCCAGGGCTTCTAAAATCGGCTGGTCCATGGGCAAACCTAATTCCCGCTTAATCCCATCAAAGTCATGGATACTAAACGTCAGCGTCCCGTCCATATCAAAAATCCAATAATCACGTTGCTGTAGGAGAAGCGGCATCGATTGATTTAATCCATCACGGTTTTACTCACCATAGCAAAATCGCTCCCGCCCCTCAGCCAAAACTGCGCTACCGCCAACCACAAACAAATCTACTGAGCCGATTCAAGGCAAAATTGGGAATTTTAGAGAAAATGCGCCTCAATTCAAACTATCGCATTAGCATAGAATTTGCCGCCATCCTCTGCCGCTCAACCACAACACCATGGAACCGTCTTGGGCCCAAACACTCTACAACTGGATAGGCACGACGTTAGCCCAAGTCAATCCGATCAAGTCTCATTCTTTAACCCTGAAAACGCTGATCAACATGAGTCTGCGCGTTGCCCTCGTGGTGATTGGCTCCGCCATGTTGAGTTATTTCTATCTTCTGGGCCAGACCGAAATCCAAGTCAAAGAACAACTCAGCAAGTACGTCACGGAACGCGGCAAGCTCGAAGCCGAAATCTTTCAACTGGCTATGGATCGGCATCAAATCCTCAAACAAGCAATTCTCA from Romeriopsis navalis LEGE 11480 harbors:
- a CDS encoding AAA family ATPase; the protein is MDLFDQHLATVVEAEAPLAARLRPRTLDEFMGQNAIVGPGRLLRRAIHADQLSSLIFYGPPGTGKTTLAQIIANTTKAHFIAINAVLAGVKDLREAIALAQEKRKLYNQHTILFVDEVHRFNKSQQDALLPWVENGTIILIGATTENPYFEVNKALVSRSRLFQLKSLEPTDLKQIIAQALADKTRGYGNQAIHIDDDALDHLVNIANGDARTLLNSLELAVSTTEANTAGVISITLAVAEESIQHRAVLYDKEGDAHFDTISAFIKSLRGSDPDAAMYWLARMVYAGEDPRFILRRMLILAGEDVGMADPNAVVVVNACAQAFDRVGLPEGRYPLAQAALYLATCPKSNSIMGFFDALSTVEQAAEADVPAHLRDPNRDKEGFGHGAGYVYPHAYREHWVEQQYLPSSLQGQVFYAPSDQGYEGKIQVKVNRLREAQLAAAIEGISDSIPERLSLSPTDQRTEQWLQRTIGQAGQHVGAIRDRIFAATQLQRHHLVLDLNARSGLLTWEALRQVPEGGVYSCVTTTTEHQALSEQTQALPELLRPTILHGTALELAQQLPADLQFDCIMGRNVLMAAEDKTSMLVAIKQHLHPAGTIVLAEAFAKQAQRLYQLLPQGAIKPKLHKRLAQAEEAIYTTAHNPKTNWDLTDLTDMLQAAQMQSHHSVETRQLSILITENMLDRWFSTTRPDSYRNRIQPTFSDAEQQTIEQTFRRTLLNQTVNWQQSHIIITATHNNYQS
- a CDS encoding HAD family hydrolase: MPLLLQQRDYWIFDMDGTLTFSIHDFDGIKRELGLPMDQPILEALDQIPEPRASALHRQLDAIELEVARQSTQQAGAYELLSTLKSRGHQLGILTRNSKENAFETLAACDLADFFAPDLVLSRNCCAPKPSPDGINQLLNQWNGTPERSVMVGDYLFDLTAGRSAGSATVYIDPTGEFEWQAHADVSVTTLAQVTQMLMDGLPGEA